In a single window of the Campylobacter hyointestinalis subsp. lawsonii genome:
- a CDS encoding LutC/YkgG family protein, with protein sequence MSKESILNALKNGFKRSVDNQATPDPSIFIKNIDDDLVREFIQRAEANKTIIINSNQENLSKDINEIIKNENAKNLIYPVSLKDLANDLKIEQKFAFESEIESFKERIFEYDISIIKARGGVSSHGVTCVSSSDNPRLLSLTPRVCVAILSKDDIVYSLSDQLNKIKNEDGRLPTNTIFISGPSRTSDIELQLVLGVHGSQVFYVVLI encoded by the coding sequence ATGAGTAAAGAAAGTATTTTAAACGCATTAAAAAATGGCTTTAAAAGAAGCGTAGATAATCAAGCCACACCAGACCCAAGTATCTTTATAAAAAACATAGATGATGATTTGGTGCGAGAGTTTATACAAAGAGCAGAAGCAAATAAAACCATAATCATAAATAGTAACCAAGAAAATCTTAGCAAAGATATAAACGAAATCATCAAAAATGAAAATGCTAAAAATCTCATCTATCCAGTCTCTTTAAAAGACCTAGCAAACGACTTAAAAATAGAGCAAAAATTTGCTTTTGAGAGTGAGATAGAGAGCTTTAAAGAGCGTATTTTTGAGTATGATATCAGTATCATTAAAGCTAGGGGTGGTGTCTCATCTCACGGCGTAACTTGCGTAAGCTCAAGTGATAACCCAAGGCTTTTGAGCCTTACACCTAGAGTTTGCGTGGCGATTTTAAGCAAAGATGACATTGTGTATTCATTAAGCGATCAGCTAAATAAGATCAAAAACGAAGATGGGCGTTTGCCGACAAATACTATTTTTATCTCAGGACCTAGCAGGACTAGCGATATTGAGCTTCAGCTAGTTTTAGGTGTGCATGGTTCGCAAGTATTTTATGTAGTTTTGATCTAA
- a CDS encoding SIMPL domain-containing protein, which translates to MEKNNFIAISLVISAIILAFGFSSIIKDERSVVVKGLAQKEVKADLALWQMSFSLGDNDLANLKKTIEEKTKIASNFLKKQGLESKDFSVQAPTITDNSVNPYMDTQKIRYTYIAKVNLLIRTDKIEQAKKAQSNSLELASDGIAVSNDFDNKITFEFTKLNDIKPEMIALATKNARLAAQQFANDSGSKVGEIKKATQGLFSVENAAIGLEDIKSIRVVTQVEYQLR; encoded by the coding sequence ATGGAAAAGAACAACTTTATAGCAATCAGTCTTGTTATTTCAGCTATAATTCTAGCTTTTGGATTTAGCTCAATAATCAAAGACGAAAGAAGCGTAGTAGTCAAAGGACTAGCTCAAAAAGAGGTAAAAGCGGATCTTGCCTTGTGGCAAATGAGCTTTTCTTTAGGGGATAATGACCTTGCAAATCTTAAAAAAACTATAGAAGAAAAGACAAAGATAGCATCAAATTTCTTAAAAAAACAAGGTCTTGAGAGCAAAGATTTTAGCGTACAAGCTCCAACTATCACAGATAATTCTGTAAATCCGTATATGGACACGCAAAAGATCCGCTACACATACATAGCTAAAGTAAATTTGCTTATCAGAACAGACAAGATAGAACAAGCCAAAAAAGCTCAAAGCAACTCTTTAGAACTAGCAAGTGATGGTATAGCCGTGTCAAATGACTTTGACAATAAAATCACTTTTGAATTTACCAAGCTAAATGATATAAAACCAGAAATGATAGCCTTAGCCACTAAAAACGCCAGACTAGCCGCGCAGCAGTTTGCTAATGACTCAGGAAGTAAAGTTGGCGAGATCAAAAAAGCCACTCAAGGACTATTTAGCGTAGAAAACGCAGCCATAGGCTTAGAAGACATCAAAAGCATAAGAGTCGTTACTCAAGTAGAATACCAGCTAAGATAA
- a CDS encoding L-lactate permease — protein MLEQSVSWIGFFICLIPIAIFFVSLVWFKLQGWLAAGLTVFASTIIAIFYNDISLARSFALFLEGFLKGMWPIAWIIIAAIFLYKLSDKSGYFAILKHSVISITPDHRIQVILIAFCFGSFLEGAIGFGGPVAITAALLVGLGLRPLYAAGLCLIANTAPVAWGAVGIPIIAMAQSVANISNADQNMISAMVGRMILPITIFVPFFLVFLMDGFKGVKETFPAVFVAAISFGVAQFISSNYIGSELPDILSAVFSLICTTLFLKIWKPKNIFRVDGSDIEQTKQINGKELLFAWVPFLILIVAIVAWQIPAFKALFAKGGILHYTNIIFSIAPGGDANIATKWNLDLIKSAGTAIFIAGLISALILLIRKKIDTKTFWSAAGETLNDMKIPVFTIGLVVAYASIAASSGQARILGQTLAQTGDAFAFFSPIIGWLGVFLTGSDTSSNLLFGSLQVEAAKVIMSSPGAAVKEGLDTLFLAANTFGGVVGKMISPQSIAIACAAVGLVGKESDLFRFTVKYSIIFVIFCGAITWIYAHFLYDWIPLV, from the coding sequence ATGCTAGAACAAAGCGTTTCTTGGATAGGCTTTTTTATTTGCCTTATTCCAATCGCCATTTTTTTCGTATCTTTAGTGTGGTTTAAACTTCAAGGTTGGTTGGCAGCTGGTTTGACTGTGTTTGCATCGACGATAATCGCCATTTTTTACAATGACATAAGTTTAGCTCGTAGTTTTGCTCTGTTTTTAGAGGGTTTTTTAAAAGGCATGTGGCCGATTGCGTGGATTATTATCGCTGCCATTTTCTTGTATAAATTAAGCGATAAAAGTGGGTATTTTGCTATCTTAAAGCATAGCGTCATTAGCATCACGCCAGATCATCGCATTCAAGTTATCTTGATAGCTTTCTGCTTTGGTTCATTTTTAGAAGGTGCTATCGGCTTTGGTGGCCCTGTGGCGATAACTGCTGCACTTTTAGTCGGTCTTGGGCTTAGACCTCTTTATGCTGCTGGGCTTTGCTTGATAGCAAATACCGCGCCTGTTGCGTGGGGTGCTGTTGGTATTCCTATCATTGCTATGGCTCAAAGTGTAGCAAATATATCAAATGCCGATCAAAATATGATCTCAGCTATGGTTGGTCGTATGATTTTGCCTATTACGATATTTGTGCCATTTTTTTTAGTATTTTTGATGGATGGCTTTAAAGGGGTAAAAGAGACTTTTCCAGCTGTATTTGTAGCTGCTATTAGCTTTGGGGTAGCTCAATTTATCAGCTCAAACTACATAGGCTCAGAGCTTCCTGATATTCTCTCAGCCGTTTTTTCTTTGATTTGTACTACCTTATTTCTTAAAATTTGGAAACCTAAAAATATCTTTAGAGTAGATGGAAGTGATATAGAACAAACAAAGCAGATAAATGGCAAGGAGTTATTATTTGCGTGGGTGCCATTTTTGATCTTGATAGTAGCCATTGTAGCGTGGCAAATTCCGGCCTTTAAAGCACTTTTTGCAAAAGGCGGGATATTACACTACACAAATATCATATTTAGCATAGCTCCAGGTGGAGATGCTAATATAGCTACAAAATGGAATTTGGATCTGATAAAAAGCGCTGGAACTGCGATTTTTATAGCCGGTCTAATATCAGCTCTCATCCTTCTTATTAGAAAAAAGATTGATACAAAAACATTTTGGAGTGCAGCTGGTGAGACTTTAAATGATATGAAAATCCCGGTTTTTACAATAGGTCTAGTTGTGGCATATGCTAGTATAGCAGCTAGTAGCGGACAAGCTAGAATTCTAGGTCAAACACTAGCTCAAACTGGCGATGCGTTTGCGTTTTTTAGCCCTATCATAGGTTGGCTTGGGGTGTTTTTGACAGGCTCTGATACAAGCTCAAATTTACTTTTTGGCTCACTTCAAGTAGAGGCTGCTAAGGTCATAATGAGCTCTCCTGGGGCAGCTGTAAAAGAAGGGCTTGATACCTTATTTTTAGCAGCAAATACATTTGGTGGCGTGGTTGGTAAGATGATTAGTCCCCAAAGCATAGCCATAGCTTGTGCTGCTGTGGGGCTAGTGGGAAAAGAGAGCGATTTATTTAGATTTACTGTGAAATACTCTATAATATTTGTCATATTTTGTGGTGCTATCACTTGGATTTATGCTCATTTCTTGTATGATTGGATACCGCTAGTTTGA
- a CDS encoding (Fe-S)-binding protein, whose product MKVYLYSTCLGQVSMNQMVLSAIELLQKCGAEVIYKKDQTCCGQPSYNTGYFEETKKIALYNMELFGDGDEPILIASGSCAGMMMHDYVELFKGNLYEQKAIKFASRCMEISQFLDKHLQVVDKGEPIKVSWHSNCHALRVAKSIESNKNLIRKLANVELIELEREEECCGFGGTFSVKEPEISNEMALAKIADIEKTGVKYLISADGGCLLNINGTMKKNAKDIKCVHLYDFLLARLDGKNIDERSI is encoded by the coding sequence ATGAAAGTTTATTTATACAGCACTTGCTTAGGGCAAGTTAGCATGAATCAAATGGTCTTAAGTGCCATAGAACTTTTGCAAAAATGCGGTGCTGAGGTGATTTACAAAAAAGACCAGACCTGTTGTGGGCAGCCATCATATAACACCGGATATTTTGAAGAAACTAAAAAAATCGCACTTTATAATATGGAGCTATTTGGCGATGGCGATGAGCCTATTTTAATAGCATCTGGGTCTTGTGCTGGTATGATGATGCATGACTATGTAGAGCTTTTTAAGGGCAATTTATATGAACAAAAAGCTATCAAATTTGCATCTAGGTGTATGGAGATATCTCAGTTTTTAGATAAACATCTACAAGTAGTTGATAAGGGTGAGCCTATAAAGGTTTCTTGGCACTCAAATTGTCATGCATTAAGGGTGGCAAAAAGCATAGAATCTAATAAAAATTTGATTAGAAAATTAGCAAATGTAGAGCTTATAGAGCTTGAAAGAGAAGAAGAGTGTTGTGGGTTTGGTGGGACTTTTAGTGTAAAAGAGCCTGAAATCTCAAATGAAATGGCACTAGCAAAAATAGCAGACATCGAAAAAACAGGCGTAAAATACCTAATCAGTGCCGATGGCGGCTGTCTTTTAAATATCAATGGCACGATGAAAAAAAATGCCAAAGATATAAAATGCGTTCATTTATATGATTTTTTACTAGCTAGACTAGATGGAAAAAACATAGATGAAAGGAGTATTTGA
- a CDS encoding LutB/LldF family L-lactate oxidation iron-sulfur protein yields the protein MSEHSEIIVTKIADKQMRQNLDSAMHTLQKNRKNLIASNFTNWQTLREQGKNAKQKALNNLSSLTSEFIKNAENNGFILHFAKDAKEACECVYNLMKENDIDTILKGKSMASEEIHLNHYLKERGLNPLETDLGEVIIQLLDEPPVHIVVPAIHKNRYEVGEIFASKWGVKKESEPEKLNAIARTKMRDEFKKLKMGLSGVNFAIANEGAIWLIENEGNGRMSTTMPDIHIAICGIEKIVQTIEDAATVDTLLSPSATGQFISNYNNIIAGPRKQGELDGPKECHIILLDNGRSDMLAHDEFSEALRCIRCGACMNFCPVYDKIGGHSYRAVYPGPIGEVISPQLFGMDKYSDITELCSLCGRCSEVCPVEIPLADLIRKLRRDKNNPQTSKLKTKTKRKLMQSLVFLGYSKVATSPSKWRGMLSIASKADKMIHKIKFLPILKSWQKYKELPNLKNDLNSQISKFKGVIYE from the coding sequence ATGAGTGAGCATTCTGAGATTATAGTCACAAAAATTGCCGATAAACAAATGAGACAAAATCTAGATAGTGCCATGCATACCTTGCAAAAAAATCGCAAAAATTTGATAGCTAGTAACTTCACAAACTGGCAAACCCTAAGAGAACAAGGCAAAAATGCAAAGCAAAAAGCCCTAAATAACCTTAGCTCTCTTACTAGTGAATTCATCAAAAATGCCGAAAATAATGGCTTTATATTGCATTTTGCTAAAGATGCAAAAGAGGCATGCGAATGCGTTTATAATCTCATGAAAGAAAATGACATTGATACCATTTTAAAAGGTAAATCAATGGCAAGTGAAGAAATCCATCTTAATCACTACCTAAAAGAACGAGGGCTAAATCCGCTTGAGACAGATTTAGGCGAGGTGATTATACAGCTTTTAGATGAGCCACCAGTTCATATAGTTGTTCCAGCGATTCATAAAAATCGTTATGAAGTAGGCGAGATATTTGCTAGTAAATGGGGCGTGAAAAAAGAGAGTGAGCCTGAGAAATTAAACGCAATCGCAAGGACAAAAATGCGAGATGAATTTAAAAAGCTAAAAATGGGTTTAAGTGGTGTGAATTTTGCCATCGCAAATGAAGGGGCGATATGGCTCATTGAAAATGAGGGAAATGGCAGAATGAGCACAACTATGCCTGATATTCATATCGCAATATGTGGAATAGAAAAAATAGTTCAAACTATAGAAGATGCCGCCACAGTTGATACATTGCTCTCTCCAAGTGCCACTGGTCAATTCATCTCAAACTACAATAATATCATTGCTGGCCCAAGAAAACAAGGTGAGCTTGATGGCCCAAAGGAGTGCCATATCATACTCTTAGATAATGGCAGAAGCGATATGCTAGCCCATGATGAGTTTAGTGAGGCACTTCGTTGCATAAGATGCGGGGCTTGTATGAATTTTTGCCCTGTTTATGACAAAATCGGTGGCCATAGCTACCGCGCTGTTTATCCAGGGCCAATTGGCGAGGTAATTAGCCCACAACTTTTTGGCATGGATAAATACTCTGATATCACTGAGCTTTGCTCACTTTGTGGGCGTTGTTCTGAGGTCTGCCCTGTAGAAATCCCTCTAGCTGATCTCATACGAAAACTTCGCCGAGATAAAAATAACCCACAAACTAGCAAGCTAAAAACCAAAACTAAACGAAAACTTATGCAAAGCCTAGTGTTTTTAGGCTATAGCAAGGTTGCGACAAGCCCATCAAAATGGCGTGGTATGCTAAGTATCGCTTCAAAAGCAGATAAAATGATCCATAAAATCAAATTTTTACCTATTTTAAAATCATGGCAAAAATATAAAGAATTGCCAAATTTAAAAAATGATTTAAACTCACAAATAAGCAAATTTAAAGGCGTGATATATGAGTAA